The Drosophila innubila isolate TH190305 chromosome 2L unlocalized genomic scaffold, UK_Dinn_1.0 4_B_2L, whole genome shotgun sequence genome segment gttgctgtgagAGCGACACAAAAAATCAGCACGTGGGGAAAATGATAACAATGTTGAACTTATTACCTTATGATCACTTGCTTTACTTAAGTCGATCGACAACTGTGCCTGGGACAAATGACAAatgagatttatatatattctcttGTGAACAAAAAAGCTTGGCATGACGACAAACTGATATTATGTTTaagcatttcatttaataaaaaaaaaaactcttttaaTGTAATAACTCTGCTATTTGACATAAGTTCACaccttttttatttccaagaaatttatagaaaagaaCTAAATTCAGCTAAGTAAAGACTTAAGATAGCTAGCAGTTATATCCTGCAGTAAAACAGCTGTTGAACTGGCAATGAAATAGTCATAAAGAGATTGTGGCTGCATTTCAAGATGAATATACAAGCCACATGCTATGGTAACAAGTCCCGGATTTGGAAAAGCAAACGTCCTCCGacctttcacacacacactcgcagaTGGCAAGTGATAGGGATATGGAGAGAAATACACTCGCTGGTTGAATGAAACACTTCCATCCGTTGCATCTGCATCGAAAAAACTTCAAGTCCGGCCTGGGGCCAGTTGCTACAAGTTGATCGTTAACCAGGACGCGACGTTGACTCGGGACTCGAGCCTACTTAACAGCACAGCTTGAGCTTCCGGTGCTCCAGTCTGTTGTAGACattacactcagaaaaatatgcgattcataaatttagttatgtttataattttaattttttcaatgcgTGACCTTGGATTTGACCCCACACGTTTTCAAAACGGCAATTCTTATCGGTTTGCGAAATTCGGAACAGCAATTAACTTGATTTGCGAAAAATCCACTCGTTTTTGGAATTCGGAAGAGGCCCGATAATGTGGTGTCTTATCTGCTGGAAAATCCTAATTTGCTGTTTTGCATTCAAcgaacaaataacaaacagatttaattaattttcatagcACGGAAATTTGGTTGATTCTGGGTTAATAGGgtcaaaaaaaacatttgctgATAGCCCCAAATTTTGACATTATGtccaaattcatatttatactaTCAGGgtaaatttgaataatctCTTCAAGTCGTATATATAAGCCGGTGAATGGCATTCTGATTTTAGTGTgcttttttaaactaataagAATGCGTATTATTCTCGTCACAGTCAGTCTCGCTCTCTTGGTATGTACCCTTAAAAGAACAGGGACAAAGTAAGTTATTATAATACTTGAGGTGATTGCAGGTCATCGTGAGTGCTGTTCCAGTCAGCAATCTCAAGGATGAGCTAAAGGACGCTGCTGAACAGACTTTTATCAGGATAAACCAGGAGGCTATTAGGCAAATCTTTTCCGTGGCCAAAACGATTCTAGACAACAATATGATAGAACCACCGGATATGGAAAAGATGCAGCATTTTGTCGATCATTGGCAAACCCGAAATGAAAGTTTTGCACAAAATGCCAAGCAAGTCTTTACGTTTGAAATGGATTTTGTAGAAATTTTGTCTAAATATCTAGATGATAGTCCAGTAGCGAATGTCTGGTTCGCAAATGTGTCGGAGATGAAAAAATTTGCTGGAGATCGATTTGCTGAATTTCAGAGTAGGGCTACTGAAATGATACGTGTGGCCAAAGAAGCTGGATACACTGACGATTCTCTCGATGAAGTATACGATAAATTTGCTcagaataattatattctctttaaaaaaatatttttcgttGATTTGCTAATTTATCTGAATGTTTTCGATCGAAATCTGTACTTGAACAATTaagaaacaaacaagaaaaattaaatcaaataaaatattagaatttCACAGATCTTTAAATCTTTAAGTTCTCAATAAATAGCAAGGGTTTAACAACTGCGAATATGTGCTTAAGGTTgacattgttttaaattatcaacTGAAGTGTCTGGATTTCAATCAACTAATGATTGAATGTGTATTATTAATCTTTACATTGATGACTCTTTATTGCTGTGAGAGCGATACAAAAAATCCGCACGTGGGGAAAATGATAACAATGTTGAACTTATCACCTTATGATCACTTGCTTTACTTTAGTCGACCGATAACTATGCCTGTGACAAATAAGTTCTAAGGgacttatatattttcttgtgaacaaaaaataataaaaaaaaaaactcttttaaTGTAATAACTCTGCTATTTGACATAAGTTCACACCTTAATGGATTTTATTTCCaagaaatttatagaaaagaaCTAAATTCAGCTAAGTAAAGACTTAAGATAGCTAGCAGTTATATCCTGCAGTAAAACAGCTGTTGAGCTGGCAATGAAATAGTCATAAAGAGATTGTGGCTGCATTTCAAGATGAATATACAAGCCACATGCTATGGTAACAAGTCCCGGATTTGGAAAAGCAAACGTCCTCCgaccttacacacacacactcgcagaTGGCAAGTGATAGGGATAGGGAGAGAAATACACTCGCTGGTTGAATGAAACACTTCCATCCGTTGCATCTGCATCGAAAAAACTTCAAGTCCGGCCTGGGGCCAGTTGCTACAAGTTGATCGTTAACCAGGACGCGACGTTGACTCGGGACTCGAGGCTACTTAACAGCACAGCTTGAGCTTCCGGTGCTCCAGTCTGTTGTAGAcactacactcagaaaaatatgcgattcataaatttagttatttttataattttaattttttcaatgcgTGACCTTGGATTTGACCCCCGTGCAGTTCGAATTTCGAAAAACGCCAACTTATTGCACGATAAAATTGTGTTAGCTATTTTGTGTGACAATTTCACTCTCATATGTCTTACGGTTTGGGTTGTGATCAGTTGcccagtcagtcaggacaaagagtttaaCCGAACTTTAACCAtgtcaaatataaaaactatgagttttttttgatatacCTCCAAAAACAACAGAGCTTTTCACACTaatattatgtaaaatttttgtgtataCTAAAAATAGTGTTTCAAGATTGagataaactaaataaaagagAATGTATTTTACTAGAAAGTACATCCatcagttaaattttaatgtacttCAACTCGTATATTTGGATCGTTTGAAGACTGCAATTAATCCCAAAGCGCACTTAAAGTATTCCAGAAAATTagcattttaagattttccttattgcaaaaatgaattataaataagatATTTGTACTCAGTTTTGGAATTACCGAACTTAGTCAGCTTTTCAGTTACTCAGTTTAAGTATGGAAATCTTgagttttttttctgagtgtagatGTTGAGTCCATGgctcagttgcagttgtccCAGACCAAAGATGTAATGGCCGCAAATCCACTTGTTCCCTTGGCCCCCTCCTCGTGTCCTGGCTCGTCCGTTTGCCACTTGCTTCCGTACTCGGCTTGTTGCCTTTAATTTATGACCATGGCCTGGCGCGCCTCAGTgacagacgacgacgacgtcgacggcgGCGCCTCTCGTCAGTCGTTGGGCGTGGCCAGAGCTAGCCACATCCGCTGTTTGTTTGGGGCATGCCTCAATCCCCCCCATCCTCCTTGTTTTCCACTGATCGGCATTATGtgaatgcagcaacaacaaaaaatcgtAGAAAGAAAATGCCGAACAAACTTTTCACACACATTCAGCGCAGTTTTCGTTGCATCGTCCGAAATAGTTAACTTTTATATGCATTTCAAATCAGAAACTTTTGCattcaaactttattaaaatttcgttTGATGCTCAACCAATTGCCACACCCCCTCACCGCCCCCTAGAGAACCCATTTTTCCCATTTCAGCTTCTTTTTTCCTCAATTTACCCCTTCTTTACTCCTGTTGCGCCTTTAAGtctgatatttttttgttggttttttttttcaatttctatttgcagcatatatttgtatatttttaagtcgAATATTCAACATATTTAGTAACTCAAAGACTGATTTTTAACCtgaaataaccaaaaaaaatgtctttttTAACTTCACTCATTTTAACCCTCCAGAGGCTTTAGATATtaactgaaaaattaattaacaaaattgtaatcttcttgcaaaacaatttttggaaaatatctTTCAAATATAAGATCTGTAGTTGATTTAAGCAAGTGTCAACTTCAATTCCATCAACTGATCTTAATCGTttcttttatcatttattaagCGTATTGCGAGTTCGtggatttaaaaatagtttttctgCACATTTGCATTATTGTTTTGACTGCTGGCGCCTCTTGTGGCATCATCTTCTCGGCAGCCATTTGGAGCCGCAGTTGCCCcccaaataccctgtaatcccCGTCGTGGCACTAATGACCGACATTGCTTCCTAATTACAAAAGTTTTGCATGCACTCGTTGCACTCATCGAGAGTTggaattcttttattttatttcatttttttcccaGTTTTGAAGCGGGAATTTTGGGGGAAAGGACTGTCCGAAAAACTttgcagtttattttatttcctttatttAATGTTCGAGTGCTTAAAGTTGAGCCTTTGGGTTTGCAGAAAGAAGGACAAGGACTGACTAACGGCTCCATTAACAGAACGTGGCCGAAACACGAAGAAGACAGAACCGCGTTACACATGTTTGGACAGTCTTAGAGGGGAGAGTGGAAGGGAAAGAGACAGAGGGGCATATGTCATGTGACACATGTGGCAACGAGTCAGGAAAGGCTTCAGGCCAAGCCAGAAATAGACAGAGGGACAATGGGCTAAAGAGACGAAGGAACAGTGGAACAGTGGACACTTAATGATAAACAATGCTTGCGGTCAGTTTAACATGCCGCGCTATTACCCCAAACACTAACCTCCAAGCACACTCTCTGATATGTCccttcccccttccccctccCACCACCTACACTCACTAACACACTCAGCCTCTGACACCCACATAACGAGTGGACAATTTACACACATGCTGAAACTGGCCAACAGAGGGCGCATctagcaaaaaatttaaacaagttATCACAAAAAAAGATATGCAAATGAAGAAGTGCAAATACGCTACAAGAGATCAAAAAGATTATATGATAGAAATGCTTATTATAATAGTTATAGATGAGAATGTTCTCTTCGGATTAAACTTAAACAgagatatatagtatatatatatagtatatatatattatatacagacagagacaaagaTATGTCAACCTAAAAACTGCTTCATTATTTAAGTTTTCGTTAAAAAGCCGTCGGTGTCAAATGCCTACTGGGTTGAagaattattgaataaaattgtttagagtAGATCACGtttgtgaaaacaaaaaccgatggaaaatttgattataaacCTATGTTAACAGTAAACACGGTGATAAGACAACTTCAACGAAAGTGAAAAGACCGATGAGATTTTTTATTGACAACCGATGTAAATGGCAAATTCACCGATGGTGAAAATTATCAGGTGACTAAACGCTCGTCTGACGGTGAAGTCAGTGCTGTCCAAAGTAGCCCAATTTACTTATAGCTTACTAATAGCctacttttttgattttactttTGGACA includes the following:
- the LOC117779557 gene encoding uncharacterized protein LOC117779557; the encoded protein is MRIILVTVSLALLVIVSAVPVSNLKDELKDAAEQTFIRINQEAIRQIFSVAKTILDNNMIEPPDMEKMQHFVDHWQTRNESFAQNAKQVFTFEMDFVEILSKYLDDSPVANVWFANVSEMKKFAGDRFAEFQSRATEMIRVAKEAGYTDDSLDEVYDKFAQNNYILFKKIFFVDLLIYLNVFDRNLYLNN